AGATGCCTCATTGTATTTACCTTATATCGTAATTTAACTCATCTTTAGAACAAATAGCACTAAATAAAACATCTGTTGAGCTATTTAGCGCTGTTTCAACACTATCTTGTACTACGCCTATGATAAACCCTATTGCAACTACTTTCATAGCGATATCATAGTCTATATTAAATAAAGAGCAAGCCAAAGGGATAAGTAAAAGCGAACCGCCCGCTACGCCACTTGCGCCACAAGCTGCAAAAGTAGCGATAATACTTAATAAAAAGGCTTGCAAAAAACTTACTTGTATGCCAACGCTATGTGCGGCGCTAAGGCTTAATATAGCTATGGTTACTGCTGCACCTGCCATATTTATCGTTGCTCCAAGAGGGACGGAGATACTATAAAATTCTTTATTGATTCCAAGTTTAGCGCAAAGTGCCATATTTACAGGAATATTTGCAGCTGAGCTTCTTGTAAAAAAAGCAAAAAAAGCGCTGTGTCTTAAGCAGATAAAAATCAAAGGAAAAGGATTTTTTCTAGTATAAATGAAAACAATTAAGGCATTGATTACAAAAGCAACAAAAAGCATAGTAAGCACAAGTAATACCAAGAGTTTTGCATAGCTTAATAAGCCTTGCGCTCCTGTTTGCGCCACAGAATTAGCCACTAAACCAAAAATTCCAAAAGGAGCGAGTTTTACTATAAATTTAACAATTTTTAAAACCCCTTCATTGATATCTACAAAAATTTGTTTTGCTTCTTGCGAGCAATTTTTCAAAGCTATACCACCGCCTATTGCCCAAGCTAAAATTCCTAAATAATTTCCACTTGAAAGCGCATTGATAGGATTATC
The window above is part of the Campylobacter coli genome. Proteins encoded here:
- the sstT gene encoding serine/threonine transporter SstT, which gives rise to MFSKLVQSYAKGSLILQICAGIILGILVGISSKEMAEIVNLLGVLFTNALKAIAPILVFILILTSICTRDFSQSSSKIRNIVILYIVGTFLAAACAVIASFMFPVELILEGVQKAENTSPMHLNEIFKNLLLNIVDNPINALSSGNYLGILAWAIGGGIALKNCSQEAKQIFVDINEGVLKIVKFIVKLAPFGIFGLVANSVAQTGAQGLLSYAKLLVLLVLTMLFVAFVINALIVFIYTRKNPFPLIFICLRHSAFFAFFTRSSAANIPVNMALCAKLGINKEFYSISVPLGATINMAGAAVTIAILSLSAAHSVGIQVSFLQAFLLSIIATFAACGASGVAGGSLLLIPLACSLFNIDYDIAMKVVAIGFIIGVVQDSVETALNSSTDVLFSAICSKDELNYDIR